Within Candidatus Zixiibacteriota bacterium, the genomic segment GACGATAAAGACCGGATGCCCAACGGGCTCCCGATCTCCCAGCATCAGTTCGACGCTCTCCTCTCCTTCACCTACAACGTCGGCACCGGCAATCTCGCCAGGTCCACGCTCCTCAGGAAAGTCAAGGCCAACCCCAAAGACCCGTCCATCCGCGGCGAGTTCTCCCGCTGGGTCTATGGCGGCGGCAAGCGCCTTCCCGGCCTTGTCCGCAGGCGAAAGATGGAAGCCGACCTGTACTTCTCGTAGAAAATACGTACCTTTGCCCCGTGAGGTCTGATGCCAGACTTCATTTGTTAACACCGGGTGCGGCCCTGCTGCAATGCTTGGTCGCACCTTTTTTCATTTGTCCCCCAGCCTATGAAAAGCGCTGAAAAAATATGTAACCTCAAAAATTATGGGGACAAAACGGGGACAAACTTGAAAACTA encodes:
- a CDS encoding lysozyme, encoding MKASKSAYVLIHTFEGCRLHAYKCPAGVWTIGWGHTAGVYEGMSITREQANEFLEQDIRIFEDNLTFALGLDDKDRMPNGLPISQHQFDALLSFTYNVGTGNLARSTLLRKVKANPKDPSIRGEFSRWVYGGGKRLPGLVRRRKMEADLYFS